A portion of the Podospora pseudoanserina strain CBS 124.78 chromosome 2, whole genome shotgun sequence genome contains these proteins:
- a CDS encoding hypothetical protein (EggNog:ENOG503P2MG) has product MLGDRVRRDQHGQTPRPTTANGNHSTLFVKRDMLNDLQTSDNSNSNHDAHSTLDNRQLGGYSQIQPAVTMLAAHHDQENVYVHQAGASNKQLGAKTPGARYPKTPLKIPLNDENANHGLGGGKGGLLQTKGNNGLVKSGKQALVTPAAPQTGRAPLGNKTTNGKARATQNTQGGKGTALKTPGQRPTTAQRPKQAAPQTGPAKVEVRADVQPPIKADDEVEYCPPKPRDLPYESDVLPDGVLTFQGLKPENLFNDYYRYYFNRVDGQGKSALEREMEERQQRKFARGDEQIRLDMEGFDWSVGDAPESRDVFQKRQETIKVEAIPVVKKVTGLGSRPPSTIASRRAASALAAPINSIRGAPGKTAILAPKSQPRGLLLPKRKPADNILQPGTFTRDTASSIIASRDTLGYSKGRSASSAIHGRKESVTRMPEVAPKPRPLSRCLSTASSGSDATITPARFAQSSQDWKRPDFLSIFDVEDDDSAASTAVPQVDDEEEFQMSTDF; this is encoded by the exons GTGAGACGCGACCAACACGGCCAGACGCCGCGACCAACCACTGCAAATGGAAATCATTCCACCCTCTTTGTGAAACGGGACATGCTAAACGACCTCCAGACTTcggacaacagcaacagcaaccacgaCGCACACTCGACACTCGACAATCGCCAGCTGGGAGGCTATTCCCAGATTCAACCCGCTGTGACAATGCTGGCAGCCCACCACGACCAGGAGAATGTGTACGTGCACCAGGCCGGCGCCTCTAATAAACAGCTGGGAGCCAAAACCCCTGGCGCCCGCTATCCGAAAACCCCCCTGAAAATCCCACTCAACGACGAGAATGCCAACCACGGACTcggaggaggcaaaggagggCTATTGCAGACCAAGGGAAACAATGGATTGGTAAAGTCGGGCAAGCAGGCCTTGGTGACGCCAGCGG CACCCCAAACTGGTCGAGCCCCTCTCGGGAACAAAACCACCAATGGCAAGGCTCGGGCAACTCAGAATACCCAGGGCGGGAAGGGAACTGCTCTCAAGACACCGGGACAGAGGCCGACAACTGCTCAACGACCAAAGCAGGCTGCGCCCCAAACTGGGCCAGCCAAAGTCGAAGTCCGTGCCGATGTTCAGCCTCCCATTAAGGCCGATGACGAGGTCGAGTACTGTCCACCAAAGCCCAGGGACTTGCCTTACGAATCCGATGTGCTACCCGATGGCGTATTAACATTCCAGGGGTTGAAGCCTGAGAACCTCTTCAACGACTACTATCGGTACTACTTCAATCGTGTGGATGGCCAGGGAAAATCGGCCTTGGAAAGGGAAATGGAAGAGCGGCAACAGCGAAAGTTTGCGCGTGGTGATGAGCAGATTCGCTTGGACATGGAGGGGTTTGACTGGAGCGTGGGGGATGCCCCAGAGAGCCGTGATGTATTTCAGAAACGGCAGGAGACCATCAAGGTGGAAGCTATCCCGGTTGTCAAGAAAGTCACTGGGTTGGGCTCAAGACCGCCATCCACAATTGCCTCCCGTAGAGCAGCCTCGGCTCTTGCTGCACCAATCAACTCCATCCGCGGTGCGCCTGGGAAGACCGCGATATTGGCTCCTAAGTCGCAGCCACGAGGCTTGCTGTTGCCCAAGAGAAAGCCAGCCGACAACATTCTCCAACCTGGTACATTCACGCGGGATACGGCATCTTCAATAATAGCCTCGCGCGATACACTCGGCTACAGCAAGGGCCGTTCTGCCTCTTCAGCAATTCATGGGAGAAAAGAGTCGGTCACCCGAATGCCAGAGGTAGCCCCAAAACCTCGCCCCTTGAGCCGCTGTCTGAGCACAGCTTCTTCTGGTTCCGATGCGACGATAACGCCGGCTCGTTTTGCCCAGTCTTCGCAAGACTGGAAGAGACCCGACTTTCTCTCGATATTTGATGTGGAGGACGATGACAGCGCTGCGAGTACAGCAGTGCCccaagttgatgatgaggaagaattCCAAATGTCCACAGACTTTTAG